CGCTGTCGAGCCTGCACCTGCTGCCGGTGGACACGGTCAAGATCGACCGCTCGTTCGTGAGCCTGGCGGCCAGCAGCGCCCATCACAAGGTACTGATCGAGGCCACCGTGCTGGTCGCCCGCAGCCTGGGCATGACCACGGTGGCGGAAGGCATCGAAACCGTGGAGCAGGCCAATGTGGCGCATGCCCAGGGCTGCGACAAGGGGCAAGGCTACCTGTACAGCCGGCCGCTGGAGAGTGCAGTGTTGCTGGAGTGGCTCAATCAGCGCCAAGAAGTGTTAAATCCTGCATAATTATATTTATTACATGTATTATCCTCGTGCTATCGCCCCGGTCGCCATGTCACCAATGCCACGAGGATAAACATGAAATACCTACTGCCGAAACTGCTGTTCCCCGCCCTGATCGCCACCAGCGCAGGCGTTGCCACCGCAGGCACTGTCCCTGCAAGCCAGGCCCACACCATTACCTACGATTTTCCTTACAATGCATTGTATTTGCCCACGCCAGCCGGCGCGGGCATGTGGATCGACAAGCGCGTGTTTGAGCTGGAAGCGCCCACCAACTACGCCCTGACCGGCAAGATGAATGCCATCTTGAGCGCCACGTACGACCTGGGCAATGGGACGGGCAACGCCAACATCGCGCTGTCGTTCGACGTGCTGGTGCCGCGGTGCCAGCGCTGCGGCATGTTCGACTCCGACCTCGTGGGCACAGGCCACGACGGTGACCTCGCCGACAGCGGCACCACGCTGACGTACGCGACCAACACCTCGGTCGCCTCGGGACTGTATGGCCGCCTGCTGGTCTATGAAATCATGACCGGGCAGCTTCCTGCTTTCTCCGGCCAGATCCAATTCGACGCGATCCGCTTCGATATCGAGGTGGTGCCGCTCAGCGCTGTGCCGGAGCTGCCCCCCGCCGCACAGCTGGGCCTGGGCTTGGGTGTACTCGGCATGGTTGCCCGGACCAGGCGCCGCCCGGCGCAGCGTGCGCAGGCAATAAGCTAGCTACTCGCCGACGCGCACGATCAGCTTGCCGAAGTTGCGCCCTTCCAGCAGGCCGATAAAGGCCTGCGGTGCAGCCTCCAGGCCATCGACGATATCCTCGCGGTAGCGGACCTGGCCGCAAGCTATCCAGGCCGCCATCTCGCGCTCGAACGCCGGACGCTGGTCCACGAACTCGCGCTGGATGAATCCGCGTATCAGCAGGCTGCGGCTCAGGATTTCGCGCATCACGCCCGGCAGACGGTCCGGGCCGGGACGCGGCGCGGTGTCATTGTATTGCGCGATAAGACCGCATACCGGCACGCGTGCAAAGTCGTTCAGCAGCGGGAAGACGGCGTCCCAGACATGTCCGCCCACATTTTCGAAATAGACGTCGATCCCTTGCGGACATGCGGCCTCGAGCTGGGCCGCGAAATCCGGCGCGCGATGATCGACCACGGCATCGAAGCCGAGTTCGTCCCGCAGGAACGCACACTTGTCCGCACCGCCCGCGATACCGACCGCGCGCGCACCCTTGATCTTCGCAATTTGGCCGACGGCCGACCCCACGGCCCCGCTGGCCGCTGCGACCACCACGGTCTCGCCGCGTTGCGGCTGGCCGATGGTCAGCAGACCGGCGTAGGCGGTAAACCCGGGCATGCCGAGCACGCCAAGCGCGGTGCTGACCGGCGCGGCCGACGCATCGATCTTGCGCACGGTGGCGCCATCGGCCACGGCATAGCTTTGCCAGCCCGAATAGGACAGCACGACGTCGCCCTCGGCAAAATCAGGATGCCGTGACCGGACCACCCGGGCCACCGTGCCGCCTTCCATGACATCGCCCACCTCTATCGGCTTGGCGTACGACTTGCCGGCATTCATCCTGCCGCGCATATAGGGGTCCAGCGACAGGAAGAGAACTTTCAGCAGCACCTGGCCGTCGGCGGGCTCACCGACCGGTACCGAGTCGAACTTGAAATGCTCGGGGGCAGGCTTGCCGTCCGGGCGGCTGGCAAGCAGGATGCGTTGGTTATGTTCGCTCAAGGTATATCCTTTTGACGTGATGTTCGGGAAAAATGGCGACAGCGGCAAGGCTGGCCACGGTGTAGCAACGATTCTACCGGCCCCGGCATTGAGCGGTTGTCGCGTGGCCGCCCTTGGGCGTGCGCTGGCGCACTCTGCGCAGACGCCCGCCCAATATTGCTAATTACCAAATGGAATCGACTAGTTCTGCAGCGTCAGGCTGCCGTCGGCCACCGCGCTGAGGTCGCGCGCGGGGGTAGCCGCGCGCAGCTTGGCTGGCGCGGCGTTGTCGTAATCGACCACGTCGGTATCGGTGGTCGCATCCACGTGCGTGATGCGCACGCGCAGGCGATCGGTGGCGCCGTTCTGGCTGCCGCCGTCCTGTGCTTCGAGGATAAAGCGATAGCCGGCTCGGCCGTTGAAGCGGCCGGTGCCACTTACACGGGCCAGTGGGCCTTCACGGCTGACGCTGGTCACTTGCTCGCTGCGAAACTGGAATGGTCCGCTCAGCATCACTCCCGCTGCACCGGCACGCTGACTGGCGCCGTCCAGCGGCGCCCACAGCGAAAAACGCAGCGGCGCGGCGCTGGTGGTGCGCCCGGTGGCAGCGGTGCCGGCATGCAGCGTGCCGGCGCCGCTCAGCGATGCCTGCGCGGGATCTTCCACCGTGACGTCCTGCAGCAACTCGGTGGAACGTCCGCCCGAGTCCGTCACACGCAGGCGCACCGCGTGGAAGCCGGCCGCGCAGAAGCGATGGCGCAGGGTCACCTGCCCGGTGCCGGCCGCCTCGCGCACGGTGGGCGCCGGCGACGGGCAACCGTCGGTCCACACCACGCTGGCCTTGTGGGTTTGCGTGACGGAGTTGTCGGCAAAGCCGACCGTGAGCGTGAGGTCCTGGCCCAGTTCCACCGAGCGCGGCAAGGTGGCGAGCGGTCCCAGCACCGGCGCGTCGGTGCCGCGCGTGCCGGGCCGCAGCATCACCAGGCCCGCGTTCGAATTGGCCAGAATGACGCCAGCGTCGTTGATGGCATGGCCGGAATGCACGATCAGGCCGGCTGGCGCGCGGTACAGGCGCGCGTTCAGGTCGATCGGGGTGGTAACGCCGCCCCAGCGCACGGCCCGCGAGGCGGCATAGCCCTGCCCCACCGGTAATTGCGCCGATCCCACGATGTCGCCGCCGTTGTTGATAGCGCTGGCCACGGCGTCTCTGAACGACAGGCTGGGCAATTGCGTGAGGCCGCTGGTGGGCGTCCATTTGTAGGCAACCAGGCGCTCGTCGCTGCGCAAGGTGTAGCCGACCGCCTCGGTACGGTCGTTCAGGTCGGCCACATCGGTGAGCGGGCCGCCGCCGTCGATCGGCAGCATGCCACCGAGACGGCGCCAGAAAAAGCCAATTTCACGCGTGTTGCCGGTAATGTCGGACCGGCCAGCCACTTCGCTACGCGCATTGATATGGAAGCCGAACGCCCGGCTGCCGCCCAGCGTGCCCAGGTTGGTCGGCTTGCCGCTGGCGTCCCACAAGGTGGCGTTGATGGTTCCACTGGCGGAATCGGCAAAACCGGTAGCGACATTGAGCTGGTTGATCGCGCTCGCCTCGGATAGCGACGTGGGCCGGGGCCCCAGCGGCGTGATGGCCCCGCCGGGATTCCAGCGCACTGCCCGCGCCGAAATGCCGACTTCCGCATTCAGGCCGGCAATGTAGTTGAGGTCGTTGATGGCTTCCGCGCTGGCCACCGAAGTGCCGGGCAACGCGCGCATGCCGCCGGCCGCAGTCCAGGTAAAGCCGAGCACGTTGCTGCGTTCGGCGCCATCTTCCGAACTGCCCACCACCACGCCCTGGTTGTTGAGGGCGGTAATCTCGGTGTAGCTGCCCCCCAGCGTGCCGATCTCGCGTATGCGGTCGCCGTCGAAATAGCCGTTGGTACCACCGTGGTAGTTGAAGGAATTGAACGCGGCCTGGCCCCGTTCGTTGAGCAAGGCAGTGCCGCCGCTGTCCGGCCCCAGGTTGATGATGCTGTATACGGTGCCGGCCGGCGTGATGGCCGGGGCGGCGGATGCGGCCGGCCCGGTGGCGGCGGCCGTGGCCGGCGATGATGAAAACATTGCCGCCAGCGCGCCGGCAGCAGCGCCGGCAACAGCAACCGCCATGGCGCGTTGTTGCAGAAGGGGTTGGATGGTCCAGGTTTGATGCATCGTGAATCTCCCAGGCAGGTTGAACGCAAGCGGACGCTTGCGCTAACGCCGGGTGACCTGTTGCCACGCGAGGTGAACAGCACGACTCACCCAACGCCACGCACACTGTAGGCAGACAGAAATAGCCGGGAATTGACAACAATCAAACTTGCTAAAAACAAGCCAGGTGAAAACGCAAGCTCGGCAAGACAAAATCAGGGTACGCGGAGTGGGCTGTACCGCGCATACAGCCTACTGGCCGGCATCCGTGGGCATGCTCGGCGCATACTCGACCAGCTCCCCGCCATCGATGCGGGTGACAGCCAACCCGCTCAGCACACGCTGCACCACGTGCTCCGGGAAGTCATACCGGGCCATGTAGGCGGCAGCATCCTCCAGCCCGAGCATGTCGCGGAAAACAATTGCAACATCGACACGTTGCGCCATCAGGTGGTCGGTTCTTCGCAGCGGCTTCATAAACAATGGGGA
This is a stretch of genomic DNA from Duganella zoogloeoides. It encodes these proteins:
- a CDS encoding NADP-dependent oxidoreductase yields the protein MSEHNQRILLASRPDGKPAPEHFKFDSVPVGEPADGQVLLKVLFLSLDPYMRGRMNAGKSYAKPIEVGDVMEGGTVARVVRSRHPDFAEGDVVLSYSGWQSYAVADGATVRKIDASAAPVSTALGVLGMPGFTAYAGLLTIGQPQRGETVVVAAASGAVGSAVGQIAKIKGARAVGIAGGADKCAFLRDELGFDAVVDHRAPDFAAQLEAACPQGIDVYFENVGGHVWDAVFPLLNDFARVPVCGLIAQYNDTAPRPGPDRLPGVMREILSRSLLIRGFIQREFVDQRPAFEREMAAWIACGQVRYREDIVDGLEAAPQAFIGLLEGRNFGKLIVRVGE